Proteins encoded together in one Entomobacter blattae window:
- a CDS encoding site-specific DNA-methyltransferase, with amino-acid sequence MSGAVVTTLPLDQILCGDCIETMRGLPSASIDCIFADPPYNLQLQGELRRPDESLVDGVNDEWDKFKSFADYDNFSKAWLIEARRILKKDATLWVIGSYHNIFRLGVLLQDLGFWVLNDIIWRKSNPMPNFRGRRFTNAHETLIWAARSADSRYRFNYQAMKALNEDVQMRSDWYLPLCTGHERLKNKHGLKLHPTQKPESLLQRVLMASTDVSDIVLDPFSGTGTTLAVARKLGRRFIGIERHPDYVVAAKERVAAEEVLTPDKLVITPDKREAPRIPFGSLVERGLLSVGTVLMDKRKKVKATIALDGNLVNGQQRGSIHKMGAMLTNAPSCNGWTFWHVKIDGQWQELDVLRNKLIQELEP; translated from the coding sequence ATGAGTGGTGCTGTTGTTACAACTCTCCCCTTGGATCAGATTCTTTGTGGGGATTGTATAGAGACCATGCGGGGCTTACCTTCCGCGTCTATTGACTGTATTTTTGCAGATCCACCCTATAATCTTCAGTTGCAAGGTGAGCTGAGAAGGCCTGATGAATCTCTTGTTGATGGGGTGAATGATGAATGGGACAAATTTAAAAGCTTTGCAGATTACGATAATTTTTCTAAAGCGTGGTTGATAGAAGCTCGGAGAATATTAAAAAAAGATGCAACCTTATGGGTTATCGGCTCATACCATAATATTTTTCGTCTTGGGGTATTATTACAAGATCTGGGTTTTTGGGTACTGAATGATATTATTTGGCGTAAGTCTAATCCCATGCCCAATTTTAGAGGCCGGCGTTTTACCAACGCCCACGAAACTTTGATTTGGGCAGCCCGTAGTGCTGATAGCCGCTATCGTTTTAATTATCAGGCTATGAAGGCCCTCAATGAGGATGTGCAAATGCGCTCGGACTGGTATCTGCCCTTGTGCACAGGCCATGAGCGCCTTAAAAACAAACATGGTTTAAAATTGCATCCTACACAAAAACCAGAAAGCCTTTTACAACGTGTTTTAATGGCTTCTACGGATGTCAGTGATATCGTGCTTGATCCATTTAGTGGCACGGGAACGACATTAGCCGTAGCCCGTAAGCTTGGAAGACGCTTTATTGGTATTGAGCGCCATCCAGACTATGTTGTTGCGGCTAAGGAACGTGTGGCAGCAGAGGAAGTGCTGACACCCGATAAACTGGTTATTACACCCGATAAGCGAGAGGCTCCACGGATTCCGTTTGGAAGCTTAGTGGAACGGGGCCTATTATCTGTAGGCACTGTGCTTATGGATAAGAGAAAAAAGGTAAAAGCCACTATTGCCCTTGATGGAAATCTTGTAAACGGGCAGCAACGGGGGTCAATTCACAAAATGGGGGCAATGCTTACCAATGCTCCCTCCTGTAATGGTTGGACATTCTGGCACGTGAAAATAGATGGCCAGTGGCAAGAACTGGACGTTTTACGTAATAAGCTTATCCAGGAGTTAGAGCCCTAA